The DNA window ACACTATTATAAAAGATGAAGAAGTCTTAGATGTTGCAAAAGAGAGCATTGAATTTTTAGAAAAAGTAACTTTTAGAAGTGGGTATTTTAAGCCGATAGGTTGTAAAGGCTGGTACAAAAAAGGAGATGAAAAACCTGCAGAATTTGATGAACAACCGGTAGAGGCTTGTGAAACTGCTCTTATGTATACAGAAGCTTATAAAATTTTTAAAGAAAAAAAGTACAGAGAAAAAGCTATAAAATGTTACAAATGGTTTTTAGGAGAAAATTCAAAGAATGAAAGCTTAATAGATGAGGAGACAGGGGGTTGTTACGACGGTATAACTAAAGAAGGAGTAAATTTAAATGAAGGAGCAGAAAGCTTGATTTCACTGATTATAACTGACATGGTGGTGAATCACACAGGGATTGTATTTAAATAGTTTTTCCTTTTCCTTTCAAAAATTTTTATAAAAATTGAAAAGGATGATGCCATATGAAAATTGGTGTGTTTTATGCAACCTATTTAATTGATTTTTATAAAACTTTTAAGTTATACTATTTATGATAAGGTAAACCTCTTTGCTTTTTTAATTTTAATCATGAGGTTACCTTATCTTCTTTTATAATTAAAAATTGGAGGGTTGACAATGGATTTTAATGGGAAAGTAGTGATAGTGACAGGAGGAGGACAAGGAATAGGACGGTGTATTGCACAAACTTTTGCTGAAAAAGGAGCAAAAGTAGTTATAGCTGATATTGACGATGAAGCTGGCATAGAAAATGAAGAATATATAAAATCTAAAGGTAGAGACTCACTTTTTGTACATACAGATGTTTCTTTAGAGAAAGATGTTAAAAACATGGTAGATAAGACGATAAAAACATACGGCAAGATTGATATTCTGATAAACAATGCAGGTATTGGAGCAGGAGGAACAATTTACACAAGGTCCATGGAAGAATGGGATAGAGTCATAAATGTTAATTTAAGAGGAACATATATGTGTTCTAAATATGTTGCTATTTACATGAGAAAAAATGGGGGAGGAGTCATAATAAATATAGCGTCTACAAGAGCATTTATGTCTGAACCTCATACAGAACCTTATTCTGCTTCAAAAGGTGGTATTATAGCCTTAACCCACTCTCTTGCAATAAGTTTAAGTTATGATAAAATAAGGGTGAATTCTATAAGTCCCGGATGGATAGAAGTGTCTGAATGGAAGAAAAGTAGAGAAGCTAAAAAGCCCCAATTGAGAGAAGAAGACCATTTGCAGCATCCTGCAGGACGGGTAGGTAAGCCAGAGGACATAGCAAATGCATGTTTATTTTTATGTTCAAAAGAAGCTTCTTTTATTACAGGGGCGAATCTTATTGTGGATGGTGGAATGACGGTTAAAATGATATATGTTTAATTTTTTAAAAAGGGAATGAATGAGAATGAATAAGACAAAAGAAAAGATTTTCAAAGCGGCGATAAAGACCTTTTCAAAAAGTGGATTTTACAAAACCACAATGGAAGAAATAGCGGAAAATGCTGGAGTAGCTAAAGGGACCTTGTATTATCATTTTAAAAGCAAAGATGACATATTGGAATTTTTAATTGATGAAGGTATAAAGATTTTGAAACAAGAGGCAATAGAAGAGATAGGCAGGCTAAATAATGCTGTAGAAAAACTACGGAAAATCATCTTTGTACAGACTAATTTTTTGTACAGAAATCACGACTTTATAATAGTTTTACTAAGCCAAATATGGGGTCATGGGGAAGTTCCTCGCAAATTCAGAGAGAAATTGTATACTTATCTTGAGTTAATAGAAAATATTATTAGAGAAGGCAAGGAACAAAAACTCATTGCTGATTGCGATGAAAAGATAGTAGCAGCAGCTTTTTTTGGCATGATAAGTTCAATTTTGGCTTTGAAAGTAGTAGAAGATAGTGACGAGAAATTTAATCCACAAGATATAACAGATAGTGTATTTAATTTTGCATTAAAAGGGCTTCAACTTCAATGATAATATACACCTCAAAGGAGGTGTTTCAGACTGTAGACAAACTTTCGAAAATAGGATATTTTGCAATTGGCGCGACTTGTGACAAAGCGGCAACAAAACTTAGCAAGACCGAGGGTGGAGGCAGGGCCGTAGCCACGGATGGCGGAGGCGGGCACTAAGACAAGGATGTCGAATGTGCCCGGGACCCTGCCGGAGCCCGAAGGTCGAGCTTAGTTTTGTCGCTTTGGAACATCGGAGTGACGATGCAAAATATCCTATTTTAAAATTTTTGACTTTGTTTACATTCTGATACATACACCTCAAAGGAGGTGTTTTTTATTTTTAAAATCAAAGGTACTTTTTTATTGACACATTGAGAAGAGGAGAATATAATAATAACTGTACTGACTGGTCAGTCTAAAAATCGACGAAAGGAGGAGAAAGATTGAAAGCATCTAAAGTTGCAGCAAAAGAAATAGAAAAAATAATCAAAAGCAGGTTTATAAGAGTTGCAGTTATTGTTGTTGCATTTATGCCTTTACTTTACAGCTTTCTATACTTATACGCTTTTTGGGACCCTTATTCTAAGTTAGATAAACTCCCTGTTGCAGTTGTCAATGAAGACAAAGGAGGAATATACGATGGCAAACAAGAGAACTTTGGAAATGAAGTTGTACAAAAGTTAAAAGACAACAAAGAATTTAAATGGGATTTTGTAGATTATAAAGATGCTATTAATGGACTCAAGGGGAGCAAATATTATTTTATTATTAGAATCCCGCAGGATTTTACACAAAATCTTATAAGTGTTGATTCTCTTACTCCGAAAAAAGCTTCTATTGAGTATATAACCAATGATAAGAAAAATTTCCTTGCAACACAGATTGGCAATAAAGCTATAGAAAGTTTACAAACCCAAATAGCAAATTCTATAAGAAAAGGGTATATTGACTCTATTTTTAAAAGTTTTGATGAATTAGGCAGTGGTTTAAAAGAAGCAAAAGAGGCAGAGAACAAACTCGCAACAGGTACCTTTAAGTTGTATAATGGTGCACAAAAATTAAATAGTAGCATAAATACAGCTTTAGATGGAAGCAAACAAATAAAAGATGGTGCTTTAAGCTTAAATAATGGTATCAGTCAAGCGCTAAATGGTTCAGAAGCTTTATACAATGGAGCAAATCTCCTTTCACAAAAATTTTCTGATGCAAGCAATACAGAAGTCTTATTAAATGGAATGAATTCATTACAAAATGGAATAACAGGAATTAATCAAGGATTAAATGATGCTTCTAATAGTGCCATTAAACTAAAAGATGGAATCAATTCTCTTGTCAATGGATACAATCAAGTAGGGCAAAATGTTTCTTCTTTTGCTAGTAGTGTTTCGCAACTTAAAAGTGGCTTGGGCCAAATTTCTACAGCTTTAGATAGTGCGCAGGTTGCTTTGAAAGATTATATTGCAAAACATCCTGAAGCAAGTAGCGACCCTGAACTACAAAAAGCACTTGCTATAATCGCACAAGCTAATACAGGGATTAATAGCATGAATCAAAACTTAAATAGCGGTTTGACCCAAGTTCAGCAATTAAACACTGTTCTTTTGCAATTGCAGCAGGCTTCCAATACAATTAATAATGGTATGGATTCTTTAGCATCAGGTCTTTCATATATGCATAAAGCGTCAAGCCAGCTTGTAGACGGTTCAAATAAATTGTACAGTGGCGTAACACAGCTTAGTGAAGGCATAAATACAGCAGGAGAAAAATTAAAAGAAATTTCAAATGGCTTATACAGTCTCAATAATGGGATAAAAAGTTTAAGTGATGGATCCTCAAAATTATATAATGGTGCTAATTCTCTATATAATGGTATGGCGCTTCTTAAAGATGGAACTAAGCAATTTGCAGATGGAGCAAAAAGTTTATATGATAATCAGAGGCTTTTAGCACAAAAATTAAGAGATGCAGCTGAGAAAATAGATTCATCAGGAATTACAACGGCTAAAAAGGATATGATTAATGAACCTATAATACTAGATACTAGAAGGCTTTATCCTGTTAAAAATTATGGAATCGGTTTTGCACCATATTTTATACCTCTATCCTTGTGGGTAGGCTCATTAATACTTTTCTTCTTGATAGATATTTTTGATAAAGAAAAATACGAAGGAATGAACAATGTCTCTATACAATTAGGAAAATTTATGTCTTTAGCATTAGTAGGTATATTACAATCTGTGGTATCAAGTTTTGTGCTGGTAGAAGGACTAAAATTAGATGTGCATAATTTATTCTACTACTACCTGATAAACGCTGTGATGTCTATTACCTTTATCGCTATAATTCAGCTTTTTGTGATGCTCTTTGGCATTGCAGGTAAATTTTTTGCAGTAGTATTATTAATGCTTCAACTTACCTCCTCAGGAGGAACTTTCCCAATGGAACTTTTACCTAAGTTTTTCAACATAATAAATCCTTATCTGCCTATGACTTATGGAGTTGCAGGACTTAGGGAAGCAATATCTGGGAACAATATTAGCGCAATACTGCACAATATCTCTATAATTGCAGTGTTTGGAGCGCTGTTCTTACTGTTTACAATACTTTTAGCAGAAAAAGCAGATAAAATGGAGATAACGCAAAGGTTAAAGCAGATATGAATTTTCAAAGAGGGATGCTTAAAAGCATCCTTTTCTTTTTTTGCAAGGTGTTGACAAAATGTATGAGGTTGACTATAATAACAATTAAGACAGCGAAAACGATT is part of the Thermoanaerobacter uzonensis DSM 18761 genome and encodes:
- a CDS encoding TetR/AcrR family transcriptional regulator, with the translated sequence MNKTKEKIFKAAIKTFSKSGFYKTTMEEIAENAGVAKGTLYYHFKSKDDILEFLIDEGIKILKQEAIEEIGRLNNAVEKLRKIIFVQTNFLYRNHDFIIVLLSQIWGHGEVPRKFREKLYTYLELIENIIREGKEQKLIADCDEKIVAAAFFGMISSILALKVVEDSDEKFNPQDITDSVFNFALKGLQLQ
- a CDS encoding YhgE/Pip domain-containing protein, with product MKASKVAAKEIEKIIKSRFIRVAVIVVAFMPLLYSFLYLYAFWDPYSKLDKLPVAVVNEDKGGIYDGKQENFGNEVVQKLKDNKEFKWDFVDYKDAINGLKGSKYYFIIRIPQDFTQNLISVDSLTPKKASIEYITNDKKNFLATQIGNKAIESLQTQIANSIRKGYIDSIFKSFDELGSGLKEAKEAENKLATGTFKLYNGAQKLNSSINTALDGSKQIKDGALSLNNGISQALNGSEALYNGANLLSQKFSDASNTEVLLNGMNSLQNGITGINQGLNDASNSAIKLKDGINSLVNGYNQVGQNVSSFASSVSQLKSGLGQISTALDSAQVALKDYIAKHPEASSDPELQKALAIIAQANTGINSMNQNLNSGLTQVQQLNTVLLQLQQASNTINNGMDSLASGLSYMHKASSQLVDGSNKLYSGVTQLSEGINTAGEKLKEISNGLYSLNNGIKSLSDGSSKLYNGANSLYNGMALLKDGTKQFADGAKSLYDNQRLLAQKLRDAAEKIDSSGITTAKKDMINEPIILDTRRLYPVKNYGIGFAPYFIPLSLWVGSLILFFLIDIFDKEKYEGMNNVSIQLGKFMSLALVGILQSVVSSFVLVEGLKLDVHNLFYYYLINAVMSITFIAIIQLFVMLFGIAGKFFAVVLLMLQLTSSGGTFPMELLPKFFNIINPYLPMTYGVAGLREAISGNNISAILHNISIIAVFGALFLLFTILLAEKADKMEITQRLKQI
- a CDS encoding SDR family oxidoreductase; amino-acid sequence: MDFNGKVVIVTGGGQGIGRCIAQTFAEKGAKVVIADIDDEAGIENEEYIKSKGRDSLFVHTDVSLEKDVKNMVDKTIKTYGKIDILINNAGIGAGGTIYTRSMEEWDRVINVNLRGTYMCSKYVAIYMRKNGGGVIINIASTRAFMSEPHTEPYSASKGGIIALTHSLAISLSYDKIRVNSISPGWIEVSEWKKSREAKKPQLREEDHLQHPAGRVGKPEDIANACLFLCSKEASFITGANLIVDGGMTVKMIYV